Below is a window of Drosophila miranda strain MSH22 chromosome 3, D.miranda_PacBio2.1, whole genome shotgun sequence DNA.
ccacacgcacacacacacacaacccgtgcacaaccaaccaaccacccaccacccacccacccacccacccagtCGTAGAATAACGTtcagttgttgtttgtttgtttgttttgtcaattttttttttttttttttttttttttttttttttttttttttttttttttttttttttttttttttttttttttttttttttttttttttttttttttttttttttttttttttttttttttttttttttttttttttttttttttttttttttttttttttttttttttttttttttttttttttttttttttttttttttttttttttttttttttttttcattagAATTTATGTTTTCGCTTGAACTaaacgaaacaaaacaaaaaaaaaaaaaaaaaaaaaatatgtatcaAGAATATAACTAAAACACGTAAACACAAAACTAAAACACTAAACATTAAATACTAAACATTAAGCACGTTAAACTAAGTATCCGAGTGCAATTTATGACACCTTTGTCCGGGCATGCACCCATAAATAATGCACTCCATTAAGCACGCAGCACGTGGCACGTGGCGCACGCAGACTATTGTAGAGACTTCAGACTGTGTCTTGAGTCTCGGACTAAACCGTACTAATGCCACCTTTCTCTGTCGCAAACAGGCGGAATATTGATGATGACGAGACCACAGTGTGACGACTGTCCCAGCAACTGCAGTTGAAACAAAaggagaggcagaggcaggcgCAGAGGCAgcgacagaggcagaggcagcaggtGCAGCATCTGCAGCAGAATAACCAGGCGCAACACTTTGCCACAATTCGACGCAAGCCGCACTACAGAAGCACCACCAATGCCTGAGCTGCTTCCTGGACGAAGGCCACAGCATACTTCCAGGGGCAGCAAGCGGGCGACGCGACGGGGCGGCGCCACCAAAGGCCATAAGTCCATCATTAGAATCCTGTACATAAAATACTCACATCCTGTCGAAACCACATGCATTTTACTCTTACGTAAATACCGCTTAGCACTCCCCCGCAAACCCGCAAACCCGCAAACCCGCAAACGAGTACTAGTGTTAGGAACATGTTTATGCATAGTTGTTagcatttaattaatttatacAACTCACCGGAGCAGAGCCCAAGTTGCAGCTGTTCGAAAACCGTGCGATTGGATTCGCTCGAGTGCGAGTGAGGGCGTGTATTATACCATATGTATTTAGTATTTATAATTAACGTTTAAAAACAAGTCAGACTGATTTTACGCATTTTTGTTCTGCCACTAAGTTAAGCTCTACGCAAAAACCATTACGATTACTCACACTCGCACAGAGCCTGTGCATTTAGGTCCAATTCAAGCTTACTCCCAGAAGTAGCCCCAGAAGACAGAAGGATGTACGATTTGATTCAATCTTAGTTAGCGCAAACAATGGGACAAGGGCACGTTGGGTGCCTCGAGAGCCCGATCAAAGATAGAGCTTATTATGCCAAATTATTTCAAAGTCGAAGAAACGGAGTtcgatatatatgtatatctatgaATGCAGACTTTCCATGCCCCTTGAGACTCTTATTGGAAAGCATTCATCAGCCTCTCGTTCAGCCTGCGAGAGCGTGGCCACTGTACAATCAAAATCGCATACAACAGACGTATAGAAGGAATAATATAGTGCGCAGTACGAGGACCACAGACAGAGACCCCATAAACATATCCAACagtgcatacatacatatattcgcatgcacacacatacatatttgtCTATAGTATCGAAAGTATCGGAGCGGAAGCTTGCTCAACAGTTTGATCCCCGACTCAACAATAGCCACTCATGCCCATGTAAAGTGTGTACAATCTATAAATACATAATTCATAAGCAGCACTCACTCTGCTGGACTCCATTGTTCTGTTCGCGACGCAGTGTTGCACGAGCCATTGGTGCTCTAAGCTTTGCCGCCGATTGCGCTTCAatgtggcacacacacactataCGATATGATATCTATGTGAATTGGACACTTATTTAATTGTAAAGTTTATCAATATGAATAAATCGtgtaaaataaatatacaaaacCAATAAGGTGTGCGCGTTTGGAAATGGGATTTTCAGCTGCTGAAGGGGCAATGCTGTACATAGATTATAATATCATCTACATTTGCGAAGGTGTAAGCCACAGGAAGTCACAGTCAAACTGTACTGTTTGATACCTTGCTTCTCATCTGTAGAGGGTCGTTGGATCTGACTTGACAGCAATATAGAAAAAGGTGAGAAAATAAGCTTGGGTTTGGATTCCGAAACTTTCGTTAGGTAGTGATCACATCTCGAATCTTTTTGGAAACAAATAATTTATTGGAAAAAGGAGACAATGAAGGAATATTACAGCTAACGGAAAGAAGGACCCTTCTAAGATGAAAAACCCCTGCTAAGTTAGGGGATGTGGTCGAAATTCGGGGATCTGTAAGTACACCAGTCGCTCGGTAGAGTATAAGGAGTACTAACTGTCCTAGCTGGTACAGTCCTGCTGTAATACTGTATATCGTATATATATCGTATATCGTTGTCCGCTCCTACAAAAGAGTAATAACAGTAAAACCGGGATAAAAAGCAATGGGCTCCCCCAAAAAGTTTCGAGTTGAGGAATAAATCGGCTGTGTTGTTTGCTTTACCATACACCTTTtgcatatattttattatggGAATACAATAATTTCAATACCATTATGTGTATATTATCTATGAATGTATGTGTGTACgtgtgtacgtgtgtgtgtgtgtaaatctATGTAAGTATCCTCATAAGCACGGGTATGCAGATGTGTTGGTGTTAAAAAACCATCATTGAATAACATACGgaattattttatttgaatttttcaatttagttttcttttgggcttgacgtaattgtattgtatgcatttTATAGTTGGGTAATTCTGCTGCAATTCAAATGGAATGCAAATAATGGCATTGTTTTTGGAATACTTGGAATACGATTACGAGTACGAGAACGGTTCACAAATATTAGGTTTCGGCTGAGAGTACACAATGCCATAATCAATATGCTAgtaacatatatgtatgtactattCTTTAAATGACAACAATGTAGCGCAAAAACGTTTGCTTACCCAATGCTTTATgcacgagtacgagtatgaaTTCGATAACAATTGTTTGCTTATTGTGttagtttttggttttggtttgaTTTCACTTTAAATTTATTCGGGTTTGTTCAGTTTAGTTTAGACGAATGCTGTAACTACATATCTTACAAAACAGATCGAATGCCGGAAAGTCTATGTACGCGTCAGCTGTCGCTTGTTTAAGGCATTTTCGTATAGAATTTTCACATTTCCGTCCACTACtttcccactcccactccccaTCCTCTGTACTTTGGTTCTTTATCTAAACAACTCGTTGTGCAATTTTTCTGGCTACGCGGAGGTGTAGGGGGAGATGGATCTGGCTTGCAGGGTGTCTCCGGGTGTGTGTTGTAGTACGTATGTATATCTCGATTCGTTTTGGGTATTTATAATACAGCGATATGCCTTTAATTTAATCGTAATTCAAGTGAAACTCTGcgtatacacatacatatttaaCATTAACGAGCATTTCccaatacatacatatgtatatttatttttattcatTTATATTTCAGTTATGTTTCAGCAGTTTCAGCAGCCTCCTGGCCGCGGCCAGATATACAAGGTCCCCTCAACTCTGTCTCCTCCATGTCTGACAAATATCGTCACGGCAGCAGTTGGTTGTGTCTGTTACAATAGCGTAGCGTACGACAGTAGAAAAGTGATGGGGGGTGGGGTTGGGGGGCAGGGGGTTGTGCTTATCAAAAGATGATGTCTGTGTCGGGAGGATAGTTGGCAAATTAAATGCACCGATCTGTCAGCTGGCTCGGTGGGCtcaattcaatttcaatttcattacGCAAATCGCAACTCTAGGCATCAGGTTAAACAATTCAATAAATTGTGCGCTGTGAGGTTAAAGTTCAGAACGGAAAACAATTTTGATACCTGGGAGGGCAAGGATCAATTCGATCCTCAAGTTTGTCTGTCTTCAGCACGTTATTGTCAGAAAGGACTCGGAACTTGACAGGAACAGAGACAGGGAAAACTGCGAACGTACCTAAAGGCTAAAGGCTAAAGGCTATTGGCTATAGGCTATAGGCTCTGGGCTATAGGCTCTGAGTCTGGGTAGTATGTACTATTTATCGTATATAGTAGGTATGTATATTTGATgtatatatttcatttatcAATTGCAACACATTAAAATTTTCCATTTCactacataaatacatacgtacataataataataataataatatttaataataataatggcTTGCCACTCGATTACATGCCCTTTATATACGAGCATGTACGTATCTGTTTATGTATGTCTTTCTTcatctgtatctgtttctGTATCTGCCTCTGCAGCCTTCCAGCCAATGCAAGCCGGGTTCGGGATTTAATGTTATAaacgtgtctgtgtgtgtgtgtgtgtgtgtgtttcatACATGTATATAGATAGTCATAGTGGTAGCTTTAGTTACTATGTTCGATTTCACCAATTTGCTAGCTTTGTGCGTTGTGACCAAGCATTCAAACTGTACAGTTAAGCCagcatatgtatatacaagTGAAAAGTGCCTCGAGGCTGCCAGCCCCGTTTGAATAGAGATGGAGAATCGCGAACGAAGTTGAAGTTAAAGTTAAAGTTgaagttgcagttgcagttgcaaatCAAATAACTATTATCAGCACAGAACGTGTGCACATTTAATTAGTGCTGCTAGCCCTAGAAGCTCCTCTCTGTAGCCCTCTGTAGCCCTCTGCTCATATCGTCGCTCAAGTCCAGTCAAGTCCATGTTCAACAAGTAGTGCGTCGCTGCGGCAGCCGATTAAATTACACGTTACAAGATACACATTACAATTTACCAATTACCAATTATCGATTACCAATTACCAATTACAATTCAAACATTGATTAAATAACATCTGACATTTACACGGAGGCGACCGAACGCAaaggatatacatacatatatggttACAAATACAGTGCACACAGGCATTGCTGGCATACTCATGACCTTCATATCATTCATGGATGCCTGCATATACATGTCATCGTTTAACTGGCGGATTAACGCCCTCCATCCCTTGATTAATGAGCTGACTAATTATCTAGCTTTAAGTTTTTGTTGATTTTATGtttctgttgtttctgtttgttGTTGCCTCAGTTGCGGTCAATGTTGTTGTACGATTGTTGTACGAGTAGATCCTCTCTATAACTTTCCGGTGCCGGGTTCTCGTTCTCCTGGGGCTGGTGGCGCTCTAACAGTTGCAGTTGGCGTTGGGCGTGCCCTGCGGCTGGTCCGTCAAGCGCTGGCCCTTCTGTGGCCCGCCCACTAACGTTGGATCTGCGTCCAGGCTCTCGGACATCTTGTCGCATATGATATCCACCAGGCGCTCGAAGACAGCCTAGGGGGAGCATTGGGAAGGGTGAAAGACATACACATCCACATCTAGAAACTATCGCAATCTCCAGTGGCACGGTACTCACCTTGACATTCACATTCTCCTTGGCGGACGTCTCGAAGAACTCCACGCCCAGCTGATCGGCCAGTTGGCGGCCCCGCTCGAAGCTAATCACGCGCTGATCCTCCATGTCGCACTTGTTTCCGACCAAAATGACCTGGGCGTTGTCCCAAGAGTAGGTTTTGATTTGTGTGACCCTGCGGAAGGAGACCAAGGAGAGAGCCGAGTTAGTGTGTGGCAGGGAGTGTGTGTGAGGGATATGTGTGCTCTCACCAGTCCTGCACCGAGTTGAAGCTGTCCTCGTTGGTGACATCATACATCAGGATGAAACCCATGGCGCCGCGGTAGTAGGCTGTGGTGATGGTGCGGTAGCGCTCCTGCCCGGCCGTGTCCTGcaaaagccaaacgaaatttgCTCAGGTCTTTGGTTTATGACAGTGACAAGCACAATTAACCCGGACGGACACCTTACACACAGGCAAACCCACGCACAGCCACGGACAGACTTTAGGTCATTCGAGAGTGCGCCAACCTACGACCTGTGTTCACTTGATGCCGTCATTGCTAGGTGTAGAAATCAATACTTCGATTGTACAGATGATTCATCTGCCAGAACCAATCGAAGAACCACAATGAATCCACCTACTCGAGGACTTCTCTTTCTTTCGGCAATCATAGAGCGAAGCAGTTTAAAAGATACATCTGCTAGGAGTTCTACCCATCTTAGTGGCTAGGCCTCGGCCGTTCACTTACCCAAATCTGAAGCTTCACCCGCTTGTCGTGGCGAAAGACGGTCTTCACCTTGAAGTCGATGCCCACCGTGGAGACGAAGGCGGATGTGAAGCTATCGTCGGCATAGCGGAAGAGGAAGCTCGTCTTGCCCACACTGGAGTTGCCGATGATGAGGAGCTTGAACATGTAGTCGAAGTTCTGGTCGGCAGCATCCTTCTGCCACTTGGGGTCCCCGCCGCTGGCCATTTCGGTTCAGAGCTCTCTGCTGTCCGTCTGCCGACTGTACAGGAAAAAGAAACGAATGGAAAGGATCAGTATACATAGGTGGCTTTGGATTGTCCGTCAGGCTGTGAATGGGAAGTGGGAAACTCATAGAAGTCAGTCACATAAAAACATTCGGAGCCGCACGAGCTGTCGACTCTGAAAATATTAAACAATATAtaaaccaaaagaaaagaTTTCGTCAACCCTTTCAACTTTGCTTCACTGATTTTTTGGTACGTTTACGTTTAGAACTGTTGTGTAACTTTATGCCTATTGTGTGTTCCGGTCTATTCTCAGAATAGGAAAATGTTCGATACCACGCTCGGCTATCTGATTGGCCTCGTGATTCAGCTGTCCTGGCTGCTCGTTAGCCATGGCTTCTGCCAGATGGTACAGCATCCTTTGCTGGCCAGCGTACTCTGCCTGGTGCTGGGCCACGCCCAACAGATGGGCCAAAAGACACTGCGGGAGCGTTTCCGCTGGGTTCTGCAGTACCTAATGATTTGGATCACACACTCGGATTTGGCCACAGACGATAGCAACTTTGGGCACGACATGGCTGATCAGCGAGAGGGGGGACTCGAAGGACTGGACGAGGCTGGCTTCCAGAGCCCCATCAATATCGATGACCGGCAGCTGAGCCCCATGGCCATCAAGGAGCTGCTCAACTGGAACCACTACGACGAACTGCCGGCGAGCATTCAGGTGGGGAACACGGGCCACATCCTGATCCTGCGGGCCCAGTTCCACGGAAACACGCCCACCATCAGCGGAGCCGATCTTCTGGCCAGCTACTCGTTCGTGGAGGTGCGCTTCCATTGGGGCTGGAGCAACAGCGAGGGCTCGGAGCACACCTTTAACCATCGCAAGTTCCCCATGGAGATGCAGGTGATGCACCGTGCCAGCTCCTGGATGTCGCGGTCTTGCACCAGCAGCTACGACCTCCTGACGATCGCCTACATGTTTGAGCTGTCGGCCCACAACCCGTTCCTGGACCCCCTTGTTCAGAATCTGCGCCAGGTGCAGCAGCCCGGAAAGGCCGTGAATATATTACCGTTTCCACTCTGCTACCTAATGCCCCCCTTCCGGGCTGGCTTCTACTCCTACGGTGGGTCGCTGACCCGACCCCCGTTCTACGAGGGAACCGAGTGGTTCATCTTCCCCGAGACGCTGGCCATCAGTGACTTCCAGCTGCGCCACTTCCGCCAGCTGCTGAGCCACGACGGTGTCACTCCCATCACACGGAACGCCCGTCCCGTCCAGGCCCTACGTAACAGAAGCATCAACCTAAACTTGTTCTCTCCCATGAATACCAACCAACTGGCCAGCCTGCCAGTAGTCGGCCtttgccagcagcagcaggcggcggACGTGCAGAAGGAAGAACCCGTTGAGAAGGTGGAAGAGCAGCAGCGTGGAGCGGCCCCGGCTGATTCTGAGGAAGAGGGCGAGCTGATGGAGTACATGGACACGACCACCGTGATAACTAGCGACTCCACGAACATGTGCATGACCACATTCCTGCGCAAGGAGCAGCTGCCGGACTGCAGCACTACAGCCATTGTCATCCATAGCGACTCCACATCCAGCGACATGTGCGCACCCCATCCGGTGGGGGGACCAGGATCTGAACCGAAGGCCAGCTGCAACGCCGATGCCATCTGCGGCGTGGGCGATGGCATCAACATCGCCGTGTACCACGGCCTGGTTGAGTAGGGGAGTAGGAGAGGGCCGTTTAATTGTTAAATTGTTTAGTTATTTTTTGTAATCACACGGATCCGGACACGGGCTGGATGCAAGGCCAGCTGCTCTTTGTCCCGAGACCTAATTGAATTGCCCGTGTATGGATTAAACAGTTGCGGTTATACATATTTCTGAATCATAGCCCTTCTGCCTTCTTTACTTTCGACTTGGACCCCGAGGGGACTGCTGGGAGGTCATCCGGGGAAAGTGTTGCAGCACACAACAGAGAGGACATGCTCAGGACGCTCTTCCGGCCGCTTCCCTGCGAGTCTGTTACCTACAGCTGACCCACAAGTACAGAAGATGGCATTCTGTTGGTACGGCTGTGCCTGTTGGTATGGCTGTCACGTCAGTGGCAGGGGAGTGGGCACGAGAAATAAGAATCCGAGGGGGAAGCGCTGGCCGCATGTCCTTGAAAAGTTTCAGCCTTGCCATGGCGTGGACTCGCTCGGCGACAGCAGTTCAGTTTCAGCTTACAGTTTTTTTCCATTTACTCGTCCCTCGCCTTTCACAATTTCCATATGCAAGGCAGCTCCTCTCCTTGGAAGCCGCGACATTGTGTCGATAATTTGTGTGTATAGACAACTTTATCTTCCTTCTGCCATGGCTTCTGTTTCTGATTCTGCTTCTCCTTCCAGTACTCCCACCGCTCCCGCTTAAATCAAAAGTTGCGCAGCGGCAAAATGTTGTCAGATTTCTGATGAACGACGGTTCAGGCTCTGGGGTCCACAGAGGAGTGCGCGCGTCATCGTCAAGGCCCTGGCAAAAGGACAGCCCCAAGCAAATGTTCCCGGCTGAGGCTGTCAAGGAGCAGAACCCTCTCCAGGCTCATCAGAGGGCCGTACCGGAGTGTGGCAGAAGCCGGAGGCACatacagagacagacagacgtgCTCGAGTCAATAGGCAGGGGCCTCTTATCAGAGGCCGTGTGGAAATGTTTTTATCTGCCTGGCTTCGTGTGATTATCGatttttttctgttgttttccCTCTGTGaggggtggctgctgctgctcctcttcCTGCTCTTCCTGCTGTTCCTGTCCTGCTGCCTTGCTGTTCATTCGTGCTTCAATTTTCAAATGGCTAAGCAGCTGTTCGGTGGGCAGAAGCTGCATTCCCACCAAACTATTGAGCTCC
It encodes the following:
- the LOC117187826 gene encoding ras-related protein Rab-3-like, producing MASGGDPKWQKDAADQNFDYMFKLLIIGNSSVGKTSFLFRYADDSFTSAFVSTVGIDFKVKTVFRHDKRVKLQIWDTAGQERYRTITTAYYRGAMGFILMYDVTNEDSFNSVQDWVTQIKTYSWDNAQVILVGNKCDMEDQRVISFERGRQLADQLGVEFFETSAKENVNVKAVFERLVDIICDKMSESLDADPTLVGGPQKGQRLTDQPQGTPNANCNC
- the LOC108159618 gene encoding carbonic anhydrase 1, with product MFDTTLGYLIGLVIQLSWLLVSHGFCQMVQHPLLASVLCLVLGHAQQMGQKTLRERFRWVLQYLMIWITHSDLATDDSNFGHDMADQREGGLEGLDEAGFQSPINIDDRQLSPMAIKELLNWNHYDELPASIQVGNTGHILILRAQFHGNTPTISGADLLASYSFVEVRFHWGWSNSEGSEHTFNHRKFPMEMQVMHRASSWMSRSCTSSYDLLTIAYMFELSAHNPFLDPLVQNLRQVQQPGKAVNILPFPLCYLMPPFRAGFYSYGGSLTRPPFYEGTEWFIFPETLAISDFQLRHFRQLLSHDGVTPITRNARPVQALRNRSINLNLFSPMNTNQLASLPVVGLCQQQQAADVQKEEPVEKVEEQQRGAAPADSEEEGELMEYMDTTTVITSDSTNMCMTTFLRKEQLPDCSTTAIVIHSDSTSSDMCAPHPVGGPGSEPKASCNADAICGVGDGINIAVYHGLVE